One segment of Aminivibrio pyruvatiphilus DNA contains the following:
- a CDS encoding GntR family transcriptional regulator, giving the protein MADFLRRELLVSAKYSQGTFIREEELARELNISRAPVREALKELEGQGLVRSIPRKGSMVLGFSPVDVEELYDIRFALETQVFEVLVRDGLLSDGDYERMNSLYRELLAVASSSMEKNGKVLAFSSIDLDFHLFIAERSGRPWTIRILRGVYFQLHQAMVQHLESEEELAYSAREHLKIIQSLKEGDLDALRESRHYSYFHRRLRKREKLEAYGM; this is encoded by the coding sequence GTGGCGGATTTTCTCCGCCGCGAGCTTCTCGTATCAGCGAAATACTCCCAGGGGACCTTTATCCGCGAGGAGGAGCTGGCCAGGGAGCTCAATATCAGCCGGGCCCCGGTGAGAGAGGCCCTGAAGGAGCTTGAGGGACAGGGGCTCGTGCGGTCCATCCCCCGGAAGGGATCCATGGTCCTCGGCTTTTCTCCTGTGGACGTGGAGGAGCTCTATGATATCCGTTTCGCCCTCGAGACCCAGGTGTTCGAAGTGCTGGTCAGGGACGGGCTTCTTTCCGACGGAGACTACGAACGGATGAACAGCCTTTATCGGGAGCTCCTCGCAGTTGCATCGAGCTCCATGGAGAAAAACGGGAAGGTCCTCGCCTTCAGCAGCATCGACCTTGACTTCCACCTTTTTATTGCGGAGCGCTCCGGGAGGCCCTGGACCATCCGGATTCTCAGGGGCGTGTATTTCCAGCTTCATCAGGCAATGGTGCAGCACCTTGAAAGTGAGGAGGAGCTGGCCTATTCGGCAAGGGAGCATCTGAAGATCATCCAGTCCCTGAAGGAAGGAGATCTTGATGCCTTGCGGGAGAGCAGGCATTACAGCTACTTC